One Rosa chinensis cultivar Old Blush chromosome 5, RchiOBHm-V2, whole genome shotgun sequence genomic region harbors:
- the LOC112168152 gene encoding uncharacterized protein LOC112168152 isoform X3 → MKTQRPGLDGGRRRHGGRKLYRFSISSNNGLGLSTSLEISVSPRRLSPKSQYLLDGSGPLLLSSTIEGLFHPRKPTALIESREMEQIQFNPGGHYEKSESLAKSINKSEREHELVIASISSRTSFRTSGTSFCSFFAVSCIYLEHLSESVGERNERER, encoded by the exons ATGAAAACCCAGAGACCGGGTCTCGACGGTGGACGACGGCGGCATGGCGGGCGGAAGCTTTATCGCTTCTCTATCTCCTCGAACAATGGTCTTGGTCTCTCCACATCACTCGAGATCTCGGTCTCTCCTCGTCGTCTCTCTCCCAAGTCTCAATATCTCCTCGACGGCTCCGgccctctccttctctcctcAACTATCGAAGGTCTTTTTCATCCTCGTAAGCCGACAGCTCTAATCGAAAGCAGAGAAATGGAGCAGATCCAGTTCAATCCTGGAG GGCACTACGAAAAGTCTGAATCATTGGCTAAAAGCATCAACAAATCAGAGAGAGAACATGAACTTGTAATTGCT TCTATATCATCTAGGACATCTTTCAGAACATCTGGAACATCTTTCTGTAGTTTTTTTGCTGTAAGTTGTATATATCTAGAACATCTTTCAGAATCAG TGGGTGAGAGAAATGAAAGAGAAAGATAA
- the LOC112168152 gene encoding uncharacterized protein LOC112168152 isoform X1, with amino-acid sequence MKTQRPGLDGGRRRHGGRKLYRFSISSNNGLGLSTSLEISVSPRRLSPKSQYLLDGSGPLLLSSTIEGLFHPRKPTALIESREMEQIQFNPGGHYEKSESLAKSINKSEREHELVIASISSRTSFRTSGTSFCSFFAVSCIYLEHLSESGISYSFLTFVVFFFS; translated from the exons ATGAAAACCCAGAGACCGGGTCTCGACGGTGGACGACGGCGGCATGGCGGGCGGAAGCTTTATCGCTTCTCTATCTCCTCGAACAATGGTCTTGGTCTCTCCACATCACTCGAGATCTCGGTCTCTCCTCGTCGTCTCTCTCCCAAGTCTCAATATCTCCTCGACGGCTCCGgccctctccttctctcctcAACTATCGAAGGTCTTTTTCATCCTCGTAAGCCGACAGCTCTAATCGAAAGCAGAGAAATGGAGCAGATCCAGTTCAATCCTGGAG GGCACTACGAAAAGTCTGAATCATTGGCTAAAAGCATCAACAAATCAGAGAGAGAACATGAACTTGTAATTGCT TCTATATCATCTAGGACATCTTTCAGAACATCTGGAACATCTTTCTGTAGTTTTTTTGCTGTAAGTTGTATATATCTAGAACATCTTTCAGAATCAGGtatttcttattcttttcttaCTTTTGTGGTATTTTTCTTCAGTTAA
- the LOC112168152 gene encoding uncharacterized protein LOC112168152 isoform X2 — MKTQRPGLDGGRRRHGGRKLYRFSISSNNGLGLSTSLEISVSPRRLSPKSQYLLDGSGPLLLSSTIEGLFHPRKPTALIESREMEQIQFNPGGHYEKSESLAKSINKSEREHELVIAWVREMKEKDKNHVLRQSNHIWSRTLVPLQGLAPRNSWKPWQRGCWT; from the exons ATGAAAACCCAGAGACCGGGTCTCGACGGTGGACGACGGCGGCATGGCGGGCGGAAGCTTTATCGCTTCTCTATCTCCTCGAACAATGGTCTTGGTCTCTCCACATCACTCGAGATCTCGGTCTCTCCTCGTCGTCTCTCTCCCAAGTCTCAATATCTCCTCGACGGCTCCGgccctctccttctctcctcAACTATCGAAGGTCTTTTTCATCCTCGTAAGCCGACAGCTCTAATCGAAAGCAGAGAAATGGAGCAGATCCAGTTCAATCCTGGAG GGCACTACGAAAAGTCTGAATCATTGGCTAAAAGCATCAACAAATCAGAGAGAGAACATGAACTTGTAATTGCT TGGGTGAGAGAAATGAAAGAGAAAGATAAAAATCATGTCCTTCGCCAAAGCAATCAT ATTTGGTCAAGAACCTTGGTACCATTGCAAGGTCTGGCACCAAGAAATTCATGGAAGCCTTGGCAGCGTGGCTGCTGGACCTGA
- the LOC112168152 gene encoding uncharacterized protein LOC112168152 isoform X4, producing the protein MKTQRPGLDGGRRRHGGRKLYRFSISSNNGLGLSTSLEISVSPRRLSPKSQYLLDGSGPLLLSSTIEGLFHPRKPTALIESREMEQIQFNPGGHYEKSESLAKSINKSEREHELVIAIWSRTLVPLQGLAPRNSWKPWQRGCWT; encoded by the exons ATGAAAACCCAGAGACCGGGTCTCGACGGTGGACGACGGCGGCATGGCGGGCGGAAGCTTTATCGCTTCTCTATCTCCTCGAACAATGGTCTTGGTCTCTCCACATCACTCGAGATCTCGGTCTCTCCTCGTCGTCTCTCTCCCAAGTCTCAATATCTCCTCGACGGCTCCGgccctctccttctctcctcAACTATCGAAGGTCTTTTTCATCCTCGTAAGCCGACAGCTCTAATCGAAAGCAGAGAAATGGAGCAGATCCAGTTCAATCCTGGAG GGCACTACGAAAAGTCTGAATCATTGGCTAAAAGCATCAACAAATCAGAGAGAGAACATGAACTTGTAATTGCT ATTTGGTCAAGAACCTTGGTACCATTGCAAGGTCTGGCACCAAGAAATTCATGGAAGCCTTGGCAGCGTGGCTGCTGGACCTGA
- the LOC112203162 gene encoding uncharacterized protein LOC112203162, with translation MGEVADPGRLLRLARDINHLGAVKFHGSMDYMVADQWVEDMETYFEMMDCNEIEKRKLATFMLKSEARVWWNYTQKTIDVTTLTWDGFDVTISFIFREKYFPASVREKLEREFLLLTQGKMTVTEYEAEFSRLYRFVKPMDAEDLAKKFQRGLNASIERDVAILES, from the coding sequence ATGGGTGAAGTGGCTGACCCTGGTCGTCTGTTGAGATTGGCTAGAGACATTAATCATCTGGGGGCAGTCAAGTTTCATGGAAGCATGGATTATATGGTGGCTGATCAGTGGGTCGAGGATATGGAGACTTATTTTGAGATGATGGACTGTAATGAGATCGAAAAGAGGAAGCTAGCCACTTTCATGCTAAAGAGTGAGGCTAGGGTGTGGTGGAATTATACTCAAAAGACCATTGACGTGACCACCCTGACTTGGGATGGTTTTGACGTGACCATTTCCTTCATATTCCGAGAgaagtacttcccagcttcagTGAGGGAAAAAttggagcgggagttcctcttacTAACACAGGGAAAGATGACGGTGACAGAATATGAAGCAGAGTTCTCCAGGCTATATCGGTTTGTGAAACCAATGGATGCTGAGGATTTGGCCAAGAAGTTTCAGCGGGGGTTGAATGCTTCCATTGAGCGTGATGTGGCCATTTTGGAATCATGA
- the LOC112202431 gene encoding wall-associated receptor kinase 2, with amino-acid sequence MSIMALQFPLAAVLILLSAATTTTTAAAVQALPGCSDKCGDLTIPYPFGMNESCYLGDMFRINCSQGAQPDQPPTAYLGDTNIIVTSISIDVGELRILSHRGEDCYNETGNLTYRNRPHFWMGPPYTISDTKNKFYAVGCDTYAIMRGFRGEEEFITGCVSVCNSFSSVDKNSCSGAGCCQTSIPSGLHNRTVSLDSYFNHSYVWDFNPCSYAFIAEQGQFNFSSSSFEQLNDTERLPMVLNWAIGNDTDPCHEAQKREDFACTANSICKNRPINGSVGYLCECSPGYEGNPYHPDGCKDIDECKALPCENGQCFNKPFPGNYSCSCYKGYKNDGMNDKICIKDDSKRHSKIVLLLMISLGVSMGFLVLFPWICWGMKKREFIKLKEKYFKENGGLLFLQQLASHGSSMKTTKIFTAEELEKATNNYHESRVLGEGGYGTVYKGILADDIVVAIKKSKGGALTQSDQFVNEVIVLSQINHRNVVKLLGCCLETEVPLLVYEFITHGTLYEHIHKKGSSLPFELRMKIAAQSAEALSHLHSSISTPIIHRDVKAANILLDDKYTAKVSDFGASRLVSSGEAGIRTVVLGTIGYLDPEYLQSNQLTEKSDVYSFGVLLAELLTSKVAVSKDKFLASIFVASMEKDCLNQVLDDEIVNEGNIEMAKNVAKLARRCLRVKGEERPTMKEVAMELEGLIMTKHPWGSADHNFPEETKHLLGSPNTSKDYSVNVDGGGGPGTASGSSMQIDMSMSSYADGR; translated from the exons ATGTCGATCATGGCCTTGCAATTCCCATTGGCGGCAGTCCTAATCCTATTATCGGCGGCTACTACTACGACAACAGCAGCTGCTGTTCAAGCCCTGCCTGGCTGCTCTGACAAGTGCGGTGATCTCACAATTCCATATCCATTTGGCATGAATGAGAGTTGTTACCTGGGAGATATGTTCCGCATCAACTGTAGCCAGGGGGCCCAACCGGACCAACCCCCAACAGCCTACTTGGGGGACACCAATATCATTGTTACCAGCATATCCATAGACGTTGGGGAGTTGCGAATATTGAGCCATAGAGGGGAAGATTGTTACAATGAAACGGGCAATCTAACTTACCGAAACAGACCTCATTTCTGGATGGGTCCTCCATACACCATATCTGATACCAAAAACAAGTTCTATGCCGTTGGTTGTGACACTTACGCAATCATGCGAGGCTTCCGAGGGGAAGAAGAATTCATTACTGGGTGCGTGTCAGTATGCAACAGCTTTAGCAGTGTTGATAAGAACTCTTGCTCTGGCGCTGGGTGTTGCCAAACTAGCATCCCCAGTGGACTGCACAATCGTACTGTGAGTTTGGATAGCTACTTCAATCATTCGTATGTGTGGGACTTTAACCCCTGCAGCTACGCCTTCATTGCAGAGCAAGGCCAATTCAATTTCTCCTCTTCCAGTTTTGAACAACTGAATGACACTGAACGACTTCCAATGGTCCTTAATTGGGCCATTGGGAATGACACAGACCCCTGTCATGAAGCTCAGAAAAGGGAGGATTTCGCATGCACAGCTAATAGCATATGCAAAAACAGGCCTATCAATGGGTCTGTAGGTTATTTGTGCGAGTGTTCGCCTGGTTATGAAGGAAACCCGTACCACCCAGATGGTTGCAAAG ATATTGACGAGTGCAAGGCTTTGCCCTGCGAGAACGGACAGTGCTTCAATAAACCATTTCCAGGAAATTACTCTTGTTCAtgttacaaaggatacaaaaacGACGGCATGAATGACAAGATTTGCATCAAAGACGATTCCAAAAGACACTCAAAGATCGTTCTCCTGCTTATGATTTCATTGG GTGTAAGTATGGGCTTCTTGGTTTTATTCCCGTGGATATGTTGGGGAATGAAGAAAAGAGAGTTCATTAAACTCAAAGAAAAGTACTTCAAAGAGAATGGTGGCTTATTGTTTCTGCAACAACTCGCTAGTCATGGAAGCTCGATGAAGACAACAAAAATCTTTACTGCTGAAGAACTTGAGAAGGCAACAAACAACTATCATGAGAGTAGAGTCCTTGGAGAAGGAGGTTATGGAACAGTTTACAAAGGTATACTGGCGGATGACATAGTGGTTGCCATAAAGAAGTCGAAAGGTGGTGCCCTGACCCAGAGTGATCAGTTTGTTAACGAGGTGATTGTCCTTTCTCAAATCAACCACAGAAATGTGGTAAAGCTATTAGGTTGTTGTTTAGAAACAGAAGTGCCTCTACTAGTATACGAATTCATTACACATGGCACTCTTTATGAGCACATTCATAAAAAAGGATCATCACTCCCATTTGAATTACGAATGAAGATAGCAGCTCAAAGTGCGGAAGCGCTGTCCCACTTACACTCCTCAATTTCCACACCAATCATACATCGAGATGTCAAAGCAGCGAATATTCTGTTAGATGATAAGTATACGGCGAAAGTGTCAGACTTTGGAGCTTCACGATTGGTTTCTTCAGGTGAAGCTGGAATACGAACTGTAGTGCTCGGGACAATAGGATACCTGGACCCTGAATATCTGCAATCAAACCAACTAACAGAAAAGAGTGACGTTTACAGCTTTGGGGTTCTCTTGGCTGAGCTTTTAACAAGCAAAGTGGCAGTTTCTAAAGATAAATTCTTAGCAAGCATCTTTGTTGCTTCCATGGAAAAAGATTGCTTAAATCAAGTGCTTGATGATGAGATAGTGAATGAAGGAAATATTGAGATGGCAAAAAATGTGGCCAAACTTGCAAGAAGATGTTTGAGGGTAAAAGGGGAGGAAAGGCCTACCATGAAAGAAGTAGCCATGGAGCTAGAAGGATTGATTATGACAAAGCATCCATGGGGTTCTGCAGATCATAACTTTCCAGAAGAGACTAAGCACTTGCTCGGATCACCTAATACTTCCAAGGATTACTCTGTGAAtgttgatggtggtggtggtcctGGTACTGCCAGTGGGTCCAGCATGCAAATAGACATGTCAATGTCTTCGTATGCTGATGGGCGATAG